The nucleotide sequence AGCTGGGCCTCAACATCGTCGACCTCGGGCTCGTCTACGGCATCGACGTCCAGGACGGCAAGGTGCACATCCGCATGACCCTGACGGCCATCGGATGCCCGCTGTCGTTCATGGTCAACGAGATGGTCAACCAGGCGGTCCGCCAGATCCCGGGTGTGGAGAGCGTCGAGGTGGAGCTCGTCTGGGATCCGCCGTGGACCCCGGACAAGATGAGCGAAGAGGCAAGAGCCCTCCTGGGCTTTTGGTGAGACGGCGGGCTCTTGCAGGGAAGCGGGGTGCGGGATGACGGCTTCGCAACCAGGGCCGCAGCCCGGGGCCGGCGAGCAGGCGCTCCTGGTGGTCATCGAGGTGCCCAAGGGCTGCCAGAACAAGTACGAGTACGACCCCAAGCTGGATCGCATGGTGCTCAACCGGGTGCTCTACTCTCCGGTCTACTACCCGGGGGAGTACGGGTTCGTCCCGGATACGCTGGCCGAGGACGGCGATCCCCTGGACGTGCTGGTG is from Limnochorda sp. L945t and encodes:
- a CDS encoding metal-sulfur cluster assembly factor, which codes for MAEAVTEEVVREALRQVVDPELGLNIVDLGLVYGIDVQDGKVHIRMTLTAIGCPLSFMVNEMVNQAVRQIPGVESVEVELVWDPPWTPDKMSEEARALLGFW